In Leptospiraceae bacterium, one genomic interval encodes:
- a CDS encoding NAD(P)-dependent oxidoreductase, whose product MSKKILVTGATGALGYLMCNTLVKNKHQVVGYLLALLQAIEKI is encoded by the coding sequence ATGAGTAAAAAAATTTTAGTCACAGGTGCAACAGGCGCATTAGGTTACCTTATGTGTAATACTCTTGTAAAAAATAAACATCAAGTTGTTGGGTACTTACTCGCTCTGCTACAGGCAATAGAAAAGATTTAG
- a CDS encoding AraC family transcriptional regulator, which produces MLIVSHDIPVASRIIEASPKKPYLAFILSLNMEVIRSLYEELGDSIDWNSKPKPMVLNDKMDIELLLCFQRYLHTLNSDLETKVLQPMLYREIHFRLLMSPYSFMLQRLLRLDSNASRILLSIQELRKNYRNAISIPKLSEKIGMGVSSFHSHFKSITQKTPLQYQKELRLLEAKQLLREGKLSVTEIALFVGYESPNQFSREYKSKFGIPPKSDLPSGLKK; this is translated from the coding sequence ATGCTCATTGTTAGCCACGACATTCCAGTCGCTTCCAGAATCATAGAAGCTTCCCCTAAAAAACCATATCTTGCTTTTATTTTATCATTGAACATGGAAGTAATAAGAAGTCTTTACGAAGAGCTTGGTGATAGTATCGACTGGAATTCAAAACCCAAACCTATGGTTTTAAATGATAAAATGGATATAGAGCTACTACTTTGTTTTCAACGTTATCTCCATACACTTAATTCCGACTTAGAAACAAAAGTTTTACAACCAATGCTTTACAGAGAAATTCATTTTCGATTATTAATGTCTCCTTATAGTTTTATGTTGCAGCGTTTGTTAAGATTAGACAGCAATGCAAGTCGAATCCTTCTTTCTATCCAGGAGCTTCGTAAAAATTATAGAAACGCAATTTCAATTCCTAAATTATCGGAAAAAATTGGAATGGGTGTATCTTCTTTTCATTCTCACTTTAAGAGTATAACGCAAAAAACTCCCTTGCAATACCAAAAGGAATTAAGACTATTAGAAGCAAAACAATTGTTAAGAGAAGGAAAATTATCCGTCACTGAAATTGCATTGTTTGTAGGATATGAAAGCCCCAATCAATTCAGCCGAGAATATAAAAGTAAATTTGGAATCCCACCCAAGTCAGATTTACCGAGTGGTTTGAAAAAATAA